In one window of Frigoriglobus tundricola DNA:
- the tnpC gene encoding IS66 family transposase has protein sequence MDSDAPLPTDVLTLQGMVRALQAENADLRTQLQRQAEQFQRTIDDLRAEVAALKAKLDRATTHRFGRRSERTPKPPKVPGDGPAKRRHDHGRSPLPAHLERRDTVLDLTPDERRCSGCGGDRVCIGQTQTEQLDCDPTPYFVRRTIRKTYACQQCPPTVRAEDRIRTATPSTVGPIDKGLCGPGLLAEVLVGKFLDHLPLHRQVARIGRAGVTVSESTLGDWVKQSAVLLTSLYQLMLERVRTCPVLWSDDTRSRFAQPGERTMPHGHFWVGIGDPTAPYTAFHFTTGYDAASGPDQFLGGFRGHVHADCLAQYNGLFAAGAKHVACWSHARRKFLGAGDPGAKAVERINRLYHIEHTLPAPDSPEHIVARRATRQARALPILNDLKAWLDAALGTALPKSALGAAIRYVANHWAAFVRYTEDGRLSIDNNLSERTLRLIAVGRSNWKFVGSAKAGAHAAVHFSVVGTCRHLGLDATAYLREVLPALHALGEKPTADQLAPLLPDVWAKRQQSRLLVA, from the coding sequence ATGGACTCCGACGCCCCGCTGCCGACCGACGTGCTGACCCTCCAAGGGATGGTGCGTGCCCTCCAGGCCGAAAACGCCGACCTCCGCACGCAGCTCCAACGCCAGGCCGAGCAGTTCCAACGGACCATCGACGACCTGCGTGCCGAGGTCGCGGCCTTGAAGGCGAAGTTGGACCGGGCCACGACGCACCGGTTCGGCCGGCGGTCCGAACGCACACCGAAGCCACCGAAGGTCCCCGGCGACGGACCCGCGAAGCGGCGCCACGACCACGGCCGTTCGCCACTCCCGGCGCACCTCGAACGCCGCGACACGGTCCTCGATCTGACCCCCGACGAGCGCCGCTGCTCGGGCTGTGGTGGCGACCGCGTGTGCATCGGCCAGACCCAGACCGAGCAACTCGATTGCGACCCGACCCCGTACTTCGTGCGGCGCACGATCCGCAAGACGTACGCGTGCCAACAGTGCCCCCCGACGGTCCGGGCCGAGGACCGGATCCGGACCGCCACGCCGAGTACCGTCGGACCGATCGACAAGGGACTGTGTGGTCCGGGCTTGTTGGCCGAGGTTCTCGTCGGGAAGTTCCTCGACCACCTGCCGCTGCACCGCCAAGTCGCCCGGATCGGGCGCGCGGGGGTGACGGTGTCCGAGAGTACCTTGGGCGATTGGGTGAAACAGTCCGCGGTGTTACTGACGTCGCTGTACCAGTTGATGCTCGAGCGGGTGCGCACGTGTCCGGTCCTCTGGTCCGATGACACCCGCTCGCGGTTCGCCCAGCCCGGTGAGCGAACGATGCCGCACGGCCACTTCTGGGTGGGGATCGGAGATCCGACGGCCCCGTACACGGCGTTCCACTTCACGACCGGTTACGACGCCGCGAGCGGACCGGACCAGTTCTTAGGCGGCTTCCGGGGCCACGTGCATGCCGATTGCCTCGCACAGTACAACGGCCTGTTCGCCGCCGGAGCCAAGCACGTCGCCTGTTGGTCCCACGCGCGCCGCAAGTTCCTCGGCGCCGGGGACCCCGGGGCCAAGGCGGTCGAACGCATCAACCGGTTGTACCACATCGAGCACACGCTTCCGGCGCCGGACTCACCGGAGCACATCGTCGCCCGTCGCGCGACGCGGCAAGCAAGGGCGCTCCCGATCCTGAACGACCTGAAGGCGTGGCTCGACGCGGCACTCGGGACGGCGTTGCCCAAGTCGGCCCTGGGGGCCGCGATCCGGTACGTGGCGAATCACTGGGCCGCGTTCGTCCGGTACACCGAGGACGGGCGACTCTCGATCGATAATAACCTGAGCGAGCGAACGCTCCGGCTGATCGCCGTGGGTCGGAGCAATTGGAAGTTCGTGGGCAGTGCGAAGGCCGGTGCGCACGCCGCGGTTCACTTCTCGGTGGTGGGCACGTGTCGGCACTTGGGTCTCGATGCGACGGCATACCTGCGTGAGGTTCTTCCGGCCCTTCATGCGTTGGGCGAGAAGCCGACGGCGGACCAACTCGCACCTCTTCTGCCCGACGTGTGGGCGAAGCGTCAACAATCCCGACTCCTCGTCGCGTAA
- a CDS encoding TIGR02996 domain-containing protein has translation MHPEADAFLDAIFDHPDDDTPRLVYADWLQEHGQENYARFIRLQCAAAHEKLWSEEANRLWEEIGRVWNRLDSTHPAKDGR, from the coding sequence ATGCACCCCGAAGCCGACGCGTTTCTCGACGCGATCTTCGACCACCCGGACGACGACACGCCGCGTCTGGTGTACGCTGACTGGCTTCAGGAACACGGTCAGGAGAATTACGCGCGATTCATCCGCCTCCAGTGCGCTGCTGCTCACGAGAAACTCTGGAGCGAAGAAGCGAACCGGCTGTGGGAAGAGATCGGCCGTGTGTGGAATCGGCTGGACAGTACACACCCGGCCAAAGACGGTCGGTGA
- a CDS encoding GNAT family N-acetyltransferase, with translation MTPSDRDAAHAALCLTEPPYLKHYRTGRFREWNGVALTGSELPGPGFNFASVLHAGAPTLDELLPVARDFFAGADQGWGVLVEGDAGHPMEAELRTRGWTVAEDESAYVLRDISAAGAARGGPELTVRIAETQADADAYKAITAAAFQAPPDMADMMVPSLAFALDPDIALFVGSVGGVDVCAAGYSRCGTTSVLWGVATLEPHRGRGYGEAVARAALAHSALRGCTTAALRSGPKSIPVYERIGFRYVCQHRTYAAPANM, from the coding sequence ATGACGCCATCGGACCGCGACGCCGCCCACGCGGCGCTGTGCCTGACCGAACCGCCGTACCTGAAGCACTACCGCACCGGCCGGTTCCGCGAATGGAACGGCGTCGCGCTCACCGGGAGCGAGTTGCCCGGCCCCGGGTTCAATTTCGCCTCGGTGCTTCACGCCGGCGCGCCCACACTCGATGAACTGCTCCCGGTCGCACGCGACTTCTTCGCAGGCGCCGACCAGGGCTGGGGCGTTCTCGTGGAAGGCGACGCGGGGCACCCGATGGAAGCGGAACTCCGCACACGCGGCTGGACTGTGGCCGAAGACGAATCGGCGTATGTGCTGAGGGACATTTCTGCGGCGGGTGCCGCTCGCGGCGGTCCGGAACTGACGGTCCGCATCGCCGAAACTCAAGCGGACGCGGACGCGTATAAGGCGATCACCGCCGCCGCGTTCCAGGCGCCGCCGGACATGGCCGACATGATGGTCCCCTCGCTCGCGTTCGCGCTCGATCCGGACATCGCGCTATTCGTCGGTTCGGTGGGTGGTGTCGATGTGTGCGCCGCGGGTTATTCCCGATGCGGCACAACGTCCGTATTGTGGGGCGTCGCGACGCTGGAGCCACACCGCGGTCGGGGCTACGGCGAGGCGGTAGCGCGTGCGGCGCTGGCCCATTCTGCGCTGCGCGGATGTACGACCGCCGCGCTACGATCCGGCCCGAAGAGCATCCCGGTGTACGAACGCATCGGCTTCCGGTACGTCTGCCAGCACCGCACCTACGCCGCCCCGGCCAACATGTAA
- a CDS encoding IGHMBP2 family helicase: MALIHIDPVPPRCSAGVVLSFVCTGGKIDSKHIGKIAFVGRGATVEVPDAKAAAIVNALDGATLQDKPVRVRFAGKGDFTDADHFGNLSRLLDLEAKAEQEEARRRAQAEEGSPVGDGTTLTALALRDSEFGLGGRLLLTFSRKTLGTPLPPSRLGPGSPVVLNQTNVNRRVPSFRGVIYDRGTATIGVAIDPPDDELPDEAVWRLDLSPDEVSRLRQQDALRRAASAAGDWLAALREVLLGERAPEFTEPVQRPSARRAGGVSPPSIPNAPGSPGVDQNESADRTGSTDEVSSSSAEFSGSNTEQVSEPDTEASGSSAEASGSSGGLRPPLALNAPQRAAVEFALAAKDFAIIHGPPGTGKTTTVVEFIREAVARRDTVLACAPSNHAVDNLLEKLLAAGELPVRLGHPARIVPELRERAIDILAEKHPDARQARKVAREAFTLFRQADKWTREKPQPGEKAALRKEARDLLSESRKLEALAVERVLDDARIICATLTGLDSQLLGQRRFDVVVIDEACQSTEPAAWVPLLRANKLVLAGDHCQLPPTIISPEAAERGLAISLMERLIARFGPDVARLLSVQHRMHAAIMGFSNAEFYDGRLVAHESVAEHRLCDLPGVTSDPLTETPVQFIDTAGASYDEELEEDTGSRRNVQEAALAVKKVRALLALGVSADQIGVITPYRAQVRLLRERLEDLPGLEIDSVDGFQGREKEAIVVSLVRSNPEGEIGFLADTRRTNVALTRARRKLLVIGDSATLANDPFYQRMLTYFEEAGASSSVWEEME; encoded by the coding sequence ATGGCCCTCATTCACATCGATCCGGTCCCGCCGCGGTGTTCGGCCGGCGTCGTCCTCTCATTTGTCTGCACCGGCGGGAAGATCGACAGCAAGCACATCGGCAAAATCGCGTTCGTGGGCCGCGGCGCGACCGTCGAGGTGCCGGACGCGAAGGCCGCCGCGATCGTGAACGCGCTGGACGGCGCCACGCTCCAGGACAAACCGGTCCGGGTCCGCTTCGCGGGCAAGGGCGACTTCACCGACGCGGACCATTTCGGCAACCTGTCCCGACTGCTCGACCTCGAAGCGAAAGCGGAACAAGAAGAGGCCCGCCGGCGGGCGCAGGCCGAAGAAGGGTCACCGGTCGGTGACGGAACCACGCTCACGGCGCTGGCCCTCCGCGACTCCGAATTCGGCCTGGGCGGACGTTTGCTCCTCACTTTCAGTCGCAAAACGCTTGGTACGCCGCTTCCGCCCAGCCGCCTGGGGCCGGGTTCGCCCGTGGTGCTGAACCAGACGAACGTGAACCGGCGGGTGCCGTCGTTCCGCGGCGTCATCTACGACCGCGGCACCGCGACCATCGGCGTCGCCATCGACCCGCCCGACGACGAACTACCCGATGAAGCGGTGTGGCGGCTCGACCTCTCGCCGGACGAAGTCTCGCGCCTGCGCCAGCAGGACGCGCTCCGCCGCGCCGCCAGTGCGGCGGGGGATTGGCTCGCGGCACTGCGGGAAGTGCTGTTGGGGGAACGCGCACCCGAATTTACGGAACCTGTACAACGCCCCTCCGCTCGGCGAGCGGGGGGCGTAAGCCCCCCGAGTATTCCCAACGCTCCGGGCAGTCCCGGAGTCGATCAAAACGAAAGCGCTGATCGAACGGGAAGCACAGATGAGGTTTCGAGTTCCAGCGCCGAGTTTTCTGGCTCCAACACCGAACAGGTTTCGGAACCAGACACCGAAGCTTCGGGTTCCAGCGCCGAGGCTTCGGGTTCCTCGGGGGGCTTACGCCCCCCGCTCGCCTTGAATGCACCCCAACGGGCCGCGGTCGAATTCGCTCTCGCGGCGAAGGACTTCGCCATCATCCACGGCCCGCCCGGCACGGGCAAAACGACCACCGTCGTCGAGTTCATTCGCGAAGCGGTCGCGCGGCGCGACACGGTCCTCGCGTGCGCGCCGAGCAACCACGCGGTCGATAACCTGCTCGAAAAGTTGCTCGCGGCGGGCGAGCTTCCCGTGCGACTCGGTCACCCCGCCCGCATCGTGCCGGAACTGCGCGAACGGGCGATCGACATCCTCGCGGAAAAGCACCCCGACGCCCGCCAGGCCCGGAAAGTGGCCCGGGAAGCGTTCACGCTGTTCCGCCAAGCCGACAAATGGACGCGCGAGAAGCCCCAGCCCGGCGAGAAGGCCGCGCTGCGGAAAGAAGCCCGCGACCTGCTCTCCGAATCGCGCAAGCTCGAAGCGCTCGCCGTCGAGCGCGTGCTGGACGACGCGCGGATCATCTGCGCCACGCTCACCGGCCTCGACAGCCAGCTCCTCGGCCAGCGCCGGTTCGATGTGGTGGTGATCGACGAGGCGTGCCAATCAACCGAACCGGCCGCCTGGGTGCCGCTCTTGCGCGCGAACAAGCTCGTCCTCGCGGGCGACCACTGCCAGCTCCCGCCCACGATCATCTCGCCCGAGGCCGCCGAACGCGGCCTCGCCATCAGCCTGATGGAACGGCTGATCGCACGCTTCGGTCCGGACGTGGCCCGGCTCCTGAGTGTGCAGCACCGGATGCACGCCGCGATCATGGGGTTCTCGAACGCGGAGTTCTACGATGGGCGGTTGGTCGCTCACGAGAGCGTCGCGGAACACCGGCTGTGCGACCTGCCGGGCGTGACGAGCGACCCGCTCACCGAAACGCCGGTCCAGTTCATCGACACGGCCGGCGCGAGCTACGACGAGGAACTCGAAGAAGACACCGGCAGCCGACGAAACGTTCAGGAAGCCGCGCTCGCGGTCAAGAAGGTCCGCGCGCTGCTCGCCCTCGGCGTGAGCGCCGACCAGATCGGCGTCATCACGCCGTACCGGGCGCAGGTGCGCCTGCTCCGCGAACGCCTCGAAGACCTGCCCGGCCTGGAAATCGACAGCGTGGACGGCTTCCAGGGGCGCGAGAAAGAGGCGATCGTCGTTTCGCTCGTGCGTTCCAACCCCGAAGGCGAGATCGGCTTCCTGGCCGACACCCGGCGCACGAACGTGGCCCTTACCCGCGCGCGCCGCAAGTTGCTCGTGATCGGCGACAGTGCGACCCTCGCGAACGACCCGTTTTATCAGCGGATGCTGACATACTTCGAAGAAGCCGGCGCGTCGAGTAGCGTCTGGGAGGAAATGGAATGA
- a CDS encoding Nif3-like dinuclear metal center hexameric protein yields the protein MPTVAEFAAYLERFAPCATAAEWDNVGLLLGDPAADVTRVLTCLTLTPDVSAEAVREGANLIVTHHPVLFRGAKKLTATTSDGQTVLPLLRAGIAVYSPHTAFDNCPGGINDGLCRRLGLANVSPLRPRDARKQCKLVVFVPESDLQTVSDALFAAGAGVIGQYNECSFRLAGTGTFYGTDSTNPTVGQKGRREDVSEWRLEVVVPESLVSTAVRAVRATHSYEEPAFDVYPLKPGTSGGDGRFGELAQPTPLGELARHLKGALSAAGVQVVGDLARPVRTVAVACGAAGEFLGDAIKRKCDAFLTGEVRFHDALTARGANVALILPGHYATERPAVEDLAAQLATDFSGVTAWASRDERDPLATI from the coding sequence ATGCCCACAGTAGCCGAGTTCGCCGCGTATCTGGAGCGGTTCGCCCCCTGCGCCACCGCCGCGGAGTGGGACAACGTCGGCCTCTTGCTCGGCGACCCGGCCGCGGACGTGACGCGGGTGCTGACCTGCCTCACCCTCACGCCGGACGTGTCTGCGGAGGCCGTGCGCGAGGGCGCGAACCTGATCGTCACGCACCACCCGGTGCTGTTCCGCGGCGCGAAGAAGCTCACCGCGACCACTTCCGACGGCCAAACGGTTTTGCCCCTGTTGCGCGCCGGCATCGCAGTGTACTCGCCGCACACGGCGTTCGACAACTGCCCGGGTGGGATCAACGACGGGCTGTGCCGCCGGCTCGGGCTGGCGAACGTCTCCCCGCTCCGGCCGCGTGACGCCCGCAAGCAGTGCAAGCTGGTGGTTTTCGTGCCGGAGTCGGATTTGCAGACGGTGTCGGACGCCCTGTTCGCGGCCGGGGCCGGCGTGATCGGCCAGTACAACGAGTGCAGCTTCCGGCTCGCGGGCACGGGCACGTTCTACGGCACCGATTCGACCAACCCGACCGTGGGGCAGAAGGGCCGACGCGAGGACGTGAGCGAGTGGCGGCTCGAAGTCGTCGTGCCCGAGTCGCTCGTTTCGACCGCGGTCCGGGCGGTGCGGGCGACCCACAGTTACGAGGAACCGGCGTTCGACGTTTATCCGCTGAAGCCGGGAACGAGTGGCGGAGACGGGCGGTTTGGGGAACTGGCGCAACCCACTCCGTTGGGCGAACTGGCCCGTCACCTCAAAGGCGCCCTCTCCGCGGCCGGGGTGCAGGTGGTGGGCGACCTCGCCCGACCGGTCCGCACGGTCGCGGTCGCCTGCGGCGCCGCCGGCGAGTTCCTGGGCGATGCGATCAAGCGCAAGTGCGACGCGTTCCTCACCGGCGAAGTGCGGTTCCACGACGCCCTCACGGCGCGGGGCGCGAACGTCGCACTGATCCTCCCCGGGCACTACGCGACCGAGCGCCCCGCCGTGGAGGACCTGGCCGCGCAGCTCGCAACCGACTTCTCCGGGGTGACCGCGTGGGCCAGTCGGGACGAGCGCGACCCGCTCGCCACGATTTGA
- a CDS encoding RNA polymerase sigma factor codes for MPTESPRPLTRQLLRVVLGTPDVPDRDLLARFVASRDEDAFAEIVRRHGPMVLAACRRVTGRPHDAEDAFQAAFLVLARRAAHLSRPELLANWLYGVAYRTALEARAARRRAEEHAVPAAPEPAAPPAPEDPAELRRVIDEELAKLPDKYRAAVVLCDLEGLPRATAATQLGIPEGTLSSRLAHARKVLADRLTRRGVTTSAVAVSAALSRDAVSTTLPYTLTDTTVHAVVRFGGRAVSPAVSSLTDGVLKAMLATRLRQAFGIGLLACGLIGVGGALAQQLGGPPAAAPDAPARGYTVGLTPDAAPDIQQKAADPKKVAAKGIEDDDVPYGSFPTQAVVRIEEGKLIVRQRNLYYEPVTNKVGEQSVTSYQRKSSVHASMHDPADVAVFDMKGNRLLQKAWKDALKNDVHALIASDGKLPNPRELTLFKPDTLLIVLPGSVGYPAPPVAQPFSATGYNYTPVTEYAPRTYYVPTPAGRPTQPPVPPLAQPQRTSPPVQSGPSVESVPPQVIPTPGQTVPQTPSELPTGPGGNQ; via the coding sequence ATGCCGACCGAGTCCCCCCGCCCGCTCACGCGGCAGTTGCTCCGCGTCGTCCTGGGTACGCCCGACGTGCCCGACCGCGACCTGCTCGCGCGGTTCGTGGCCTCGCGCGACGAGGACGCGTTCGCGGAGATCGTGCGCCGGCACGGGCCGATGGTGCTGGCCGCGTGCCGCCGGGTGACCGGGCGCCCGCACGACGCGGAGGACGCGTTCCAGGCGGCGTTCCTCGTCCTGGCGCGCCGAGCCGCGCACCTGAGCCGGCCCGAGCTGCTCGCCAACTGGCTGTACGGGGTCGCCTACCGTACCGCACTGGAGGCCCGCGCCGCCCGGCGGCGCGCGGAGGAACATGCCGTGCCCGCCGCACCCGAACCGGCCGCACCGCCGGCCCCCGAAGACCCCGCCGAGCTGCGCCGCGTGATCGACGAGGAGCTGGCGAAGCTGCCGGACAAGTACCGGGCGGCCGTCGTGCTGTGCGACCTCGAAGGGCTCCCCCGCGCCACCGCGGCCACGCAACTCGGCATCCCCGAGGGCACGCTGTCGAGCCGCCTGGCGCACGCGCGCAAGGTACTGGCCGACCGGCTCACGCGCCGCGGCGTGACGACGTCCGCGGTCGCGGTTTCTGCGGCCCTCAGCCGCGACGCGGTCTCGACCACGCTCCCGTACACCCTGACGGACACGACCGTACACGCGGTCGTGCGATTCGGCGGTCGCGCCGTTTCGCCGGCCGTTTCCTCCCTCACCGACGGAGTGCTAAAGGCTATGCTCGCAACACGTTTACGACAGGCGTTCGGAATCGGCCTGCTGGCCTGCGGGCTGATCGGCGTCGGCGGCGCCCTCGCCCAGCAGTTGGGCGGCCCCCCGGCCGCGGCCCCAGACGCACCGGCCCGGGGCTATACTGTGGGTCTCACCCCGGACGCGGCGCCGGACATCCAGCAAAAGGCGGCGGACCCGAAGAAGGTGGCCGCGAAGGGCATCGAAGACGACGACGTGCCCTACGGCTCGTTCCCGACGCAGGCGGTGGTCCGGATCGAGGAGGGCAAACTCATCGTCCGTCAGCGTAACCTGTATTACGAGCCGGTCACGAACAAGGTCGGAGAGCAGTCGGTTACGAGCTACCAGCGGAAGTCGAGCGTTCATGCGAGCATGCACGACCCGGCCGACGTCGCCGTGTTCGACATGAAGGGTAACCGGTTGTTGCAGAAAGCGTGGAAGGACGCGCTCAAGAACGACGTTCACGCGCTCATCGCCAGCGACGGGAAGCTGCCGAACCCCCGTGAGCTGACGCTGTTCAAGCCGGACACGCTGCTGATCGTGCTGCCGGGTTCGGTCGGCTACCCGGCTCCGCCGGTCGCACAACCGTTCTCTGCGACGGGCTACAACTACACGCCGGTTACGGAATACGCCCCGCGAACCTATTACGTCCCCACGCCGGCGGGCCGGCCCACACAACCGCCGGTGCCGCCGCTTGCTCAGCCCCAGAGAACCTCGCCGCCGGTGCAATCCGGGCCGAGCGTCGAGTCTGTCCCGCCGCAAGTGATTCCGACGCCGGGTCAGACGGTTCCGCAGACCCCATCGGAACTGCCTACGGGACCGGGTGGAAATCAATAG
- a CDS encoding PQQ-binding-like beta-propeller repeat protein yields MHTRFSFARFAVWSALVAALATGSGGAAGPGGDSWPGFRGPTANGHAACTSAPTQWTEKGDKRENIRWKTAVHGKGWSSPVVLGDQIWVTTADEVLDPNPPVSKGGPPANLVKEASYFAVCVDRKSGTIVHDIRLRTESKPQYCHPFNSYASPTPYLEPGRLYAHFGSHGTFCVDTATGKVLWGRTDFPCDHFRGPGSSAAVYGDLLYLIFDGADRQYVVALDKRTGETKWKADRKIKYPNDNGDNKKAYATPALFTVGGKEVLVCPSAECTMAYDPKTGAELWRFTHGGMNGSARAVMDGDLLYLNSGHTAKLFALRPDGLSGAVPKSAVAWESGKDVKHVAVRPSLLVANGLLFMVSDSGVASCVDAKTGKPQWSERLDGEYSASPVFAGGNVYFCNQSGKTFVVKAEREYQLVSENRLPDGFMASPAIAGAELYLRTRTSLYAIGKK; encoded by the coding sequence ATGCACACCCGCTTCTCCTTCGCGCGGTTCGCCGTCTGGTCCGCACTTGTTGCCGCACTCGCGACCGGAAGCGGCGGGGCCGCCGGCCCGGGCGGCGACTCGTGGCCCGGCTTTCGCGGCCCCACCGCGAACGGCCACGCGGCCTGCACGAGCGCGCCGACGCAGTGGACCGAAAAAGGAGACAAGCGAGAGAACATTCGCTGGAAGACGGCCGTTCACGGGAAGGGCTGGTCGTCGCCGGTGGTGCTGGGCGACCAGATCTGGGTGACAACGGCCGACGAGGTGCTCGATCCGAACCCGCCGGTGAGCAAGGGCGGACCGCCGGCGAACCTGGTGAAAGAGGCGAGCTATTTCGCCGTGTGCGTGGACCGCAAGAGCGGAACCATAGTTCACGACATCCGGCTGCGCACCGAATCGAAGCCGCAATACTGTCACCCGTTCAACAGCTACGCGTCCCCGACGCCGTACCTCGAACCGGGCCGGTTGTACGCCCACTTCGGCAGCCACGGCACGTTCTGCGTCGATACGGCCACCGGAAAGGTGCTGTGGGGGCGCACCGACTTCCCGTGCGACCACTTCCGCGGGCCGGGGTCGTCGGCCGCCGTGTACGGCGACCTGCTGTACCTCATCTTCGACGGGGCCGATCGGCAATACGTGGTCGCGCTCGACAAGAGGACCGGCGAAACGAAGTGGAAGGCGGACCGGAAGATCAAGTATCCCAACGACAACGGCGACAACAAGAAGGCGTACGCCACGCCGGCGCTGTTCACCGTGGGCGGGAAAGAGGTGCTCGTTTGCCCGTCGGCGGAGTGCACGATGGCGTACGACCCGAAGACCGGTGCGGAGCTGTGGCGGTTCACGCACGGCGGGATGAACGGGTCCGCGCGGGCGGTGATGGACGGCGACCTGCTCTACCTGAACAGCGGACACACCGCGAAACTGTTCGCCCTCCGACCGGACGGGCTGAGCGGGGCGGTGCCGAAATCGGCGGTGGCATGGGAGTCCGGCAAGGACGTGAAGCACGTGGCCGTTCGGCCGTCGCTCCTCGTCGCCAACGGGCTGCTGTTCATGGTGTCCGATTCCGGGGTCGCGTCGTGCGTGGACGCGAAAACCGGCAAACCGCAGTGGAGCGAGCGGCTCGACGGCGAGTACTCCGCTTCGCCCGTCTTCGCCGGCGGGAACGTCTACTTCTGCAACCAGTCGGGCAAGACGTTCGTGGTGAAAGCCGAGCGCGAATACCAGCTCGTTTCGGAGAACCGGCTCCCGGACGGCTTCATGGCGTCGCCCGCGATCGCGGGCGCCGAACTGTACCTGCGCACCCGGACGAGCCTGTACGCCATCGGGAAGAAGTGA